The window TACCCCTTTATTTCCTCTGGAAACCGGCCTGCGCGGCCGATTTAACGCAAAGCTTATTATCACATCGCTTAAAACACATCCATATTGGCGGGTCAAACAATGTCATCGATATACAGGCTATTTATCACAACTCTGATCGTCGGGCTTTTCATCGCCCCGGCGCTCGCCGCCCAGGGGCCCACGGCCGACTGGACGAAGCAGCTCGGCCAGGAGGGCCAGGGCGGGGCCTACATCTCGGCGTCGCCCATTTATAGCAACGGCATCCTTTACGTGTGCTCCTACGACGGCACCGTCTATGCGCTCCAGACGATGAACAGCGCTCCCCTCTGGAAGTTCAACGCCGGCACCACCTTCTCCACGCCCGTGTACAAGGACAGCACTCTCTACGTGGGCTCGAGCAACGGCACCTTATACGCAATCGAGACGCTTTATGGCAAGGAGAAGTGGCGGTTCAAGGCGTACGCCAATGTCGACTCCACGCCCCTGCTCATGAACGGCATCTTGTTCGTGGGCTCTGACGACGGCCGGGTCTACGCGCTCGACCCCAACAACGGGAACCAGATCTGGAACGTCAGCGTGGGCAGCGGCGTGTCCACGGCCCTGGAGAGCTACGAAAACGTCCTGTACGTGGGCACCTCCGACGGCAGCCTGGTCGCCATCGACCCGTATACTCCAAAGGTCAAGTGGTCCGTTAAGGTGGGGGAGAGGGCCTACTCGCCCCTTGCCACCGACGACGGCACCCTGTATATCGGCACATATGACGGGTACATCGTCTCCCTGGACCACAACCAGGGCAGCGTCAACTGGAAGAACCAGACAGGCGGCGCCGTGAGCTCGACGCCCGTTTACTACGACGGCAACATCTACGCCGGCTCCTGGGACGGCAAGCTGTACTGCTTCAACGCGACGAACGGCAGGCCCGTCTGGCAATACGCCACCGGGGGCCCCATCAAGGCGGCCCCGTTCATCGACAAGTCAAAAGGGATAATCTACGTTGGCTCCGGCGACCAGTACCTGCACGCCGTGGACGCCCGGTACGGCCTGCCCTACTGGAAGTTCAAGGCCGACTCGCCCGTCTATTCGACGCCCGTCATGGCCAACGGCAAGCTGTACTTCAGCTCCTACGGCACGAGCACGGGCGGAGGCACCGTGTACTCGCTCACGCTTCCCGAGAACCTGACCATCGTCACGCCCACGCCGGCGCCCACGGTGCCGCCGACGCCGACCCCTGCGCCGACCGTGACGCCGGTCGTCGTGACCTTAGTCCCATCGTCTACCCCCTCGTCATCGTGGTGCCCGCTGCCGGGCCTTCTCGGGATGGCCATCGGCCTGCTGGCACTGGCCACATACCGCAGGCGCTGACCGCCATCATGTTTTATATATTTTAATATATAATATTATTTGAGGGTAAAAATGGACGTTTTCCCAGTAGATATGCCGGAGGATGGAGGGCCAATCAGCCTGCGATCCTGCCCTATAAAGACGGATAAGGTCGCCTTTAGCGTTTATTCTTTCCAGCCATGGCAGGCGCTTTCAATGCACCGCCACACCAACAGTGACGAG of the Methanocella sp. genome contains:
- a CDS encoding PQQ-binding-like beta-propeller repeat protein, which produces MSSIYRLFITTLIVGLFIAPALAAQGPTADWTKQLGQEGQGGAYISASPIYSNGILYVCSYDGTVYALQTMNSAPLWKFNAGTTFSTPVYKDSTLYVGSSNGTLYAIETLYGKEKWRFKAYANVDSTPLLMNGILFVGSDDGRVYALDPNNGNQIWNVSVGSGVSTALESYENVLYVGTSDGSLVAIDPYTPKVKWSVKVGERAYSPLATDDGTLYIGTYDGYIVSLDHNQGSVNWKNQTGGAVSSTPVYYDGNIYAGSWDGKLYCFNATNGRPVWQYATGGPIKAAPFIDKSKGIIYVGSGDQYLHAVDARYGLPYWKFKADSPVYSTPVMANGKLYFSSYGTSTGGGTVYSLTLPENLTIVTPTPAPTVPPTPTPAPTVTPVVVTLVPSSTPSSSWCPLPGLLGMAIGLLALATYRRR